The Sediminicola sp. YIK13 genomic sequence AAACAGACATAATTCCCCAGCCTTTACTGTCCCTAAACTGTGATAAATATGCATGCAGTTAAGGTTGAACTTTTCAAAAGCAGCCTCCCTAATCTCGTGAAATTTCTTGTTTGCCATTTCTTCATAGGCTGTGTATTCAATCGCGGCCACCGTTTTCCCTTCAATAACATCAGCCCTGACTTGTCCCAAAAAAATATCATGGGCACCAATGGTAGTTTTAGATTGGTGCTTGGCTATGGATTCCCCAATAAACTGGGGGGAAATTGCTCCAGAGACGAATACGTTTTTTACTTTTTTCTTTTCCATTATATTCTTTCTATTGATTCAAAAAAGTTCTTAAAGATACTTAGAATCCACTGTTTAACCTCGTCATAGTTTTAATTAGGAAGTACCAATACCTCAACCCCACTACCCTGATGGATTTCAGATACCGATTCTGGCACATACACCAAGGCGTTGGCAAGGGAATAGGTGTGCAACATTGCCGAACTTTGTCCTTCCAGAATTTCCACCTCCCCATTTTCCAGAATCCTAGCTTTTAGCAACAAGGCCCTGTTATAGGTATTGGCAACTGAAGTGGACACCATTAGCTTTCTTCGCTCCAATCCTTTCCCCAATTGACCCATTATTTTTTGAAGGGCAGGGTATACATAAAGATAAAAACAAGTCAGCGCCGCTGCCGGATTCCCTGGCAAGGCAAAGACAATTTTATTTCCCCGTTTTCCAAAAAACAGGGGTTTCCCTGGTTTTTGCCTCACCTTATAAAACAAAGGTTCTACCTCCAATGCTTTTAAGGCTTTATATACATAGTCATGATCTCCTACAGAAATGCCCCCATTCAC encodes the following:
- a CDS encoding molybdenum cofactor biosynthesis protein MoaE → MEKKKVKNVFVSGAISPQFIGESIAKHQSKTTIGAHDIFLGQVRADVIEGKTVAAIEYTAYEEMANKKFHEIREAAFEKFNLNCMHIYHSLGTVKAGELCLFVFVSSPHRKEVFEALQHIVEEIKVQVPIFGKELFEDESYQWKVNS